Within the Maniola hyperantus chromosome 7, iAphHyp1.2, whole genome shotgun sequence genome, the region ACTATTGTTTGCAGACATTTTATTAAAGCATCATATTTATAAAGCTATGATAACAGTAGTGACAGCAAAAcatgtcgataaaatatttaattaaatataatcttTAATGCTACTAAGTTAGGAGTCACTGTTTATGGAATATTATTCACTATGGATAGTACTGTTAAAGATGTTAATGGTATGATTGTGatcattatattaataaaaaaaagattgcgTGTTTATCtgttagtttaaaattttaatcaagttaaaaaaaataggtagttGTTCAGTTTGAATCAAGAAACAACTTTGAGCCAAATAATTCGGTGATTGAAATATAAgctaaatttttaacaacagtAAGCAAAGTTACGGTTTTATAAATAATAGCGAAATTggcaaaaatataaatcctctttattccctatgccgtgggaattttgaaaaatctggcCTGACtctttgtctacattataatgaGAACATTTGTGCAAAGtatcagctttctaggtccaagggtttgaatcaggacttttctttatataggtaagtaagtgtataattagttttctttcgATAGATATCACAAACTATTGTtactaaaaatattgtattaaaaGTTGATATgaatagagaaaaaaaaattgcattaatAGATCCATGAAGATGAAAAGATGTTTGCTAAAGTTAGGACCAGAAATTTTAAGATTAGAATGTTGGCGATATAGGtaagctatattattatttttatacataatctataaaataaaaaactggctgagtttttaaacattaataaaaacattaattaataatataacctactagaaaaaaatacatatgACGAACACACAAATAAGCACAAAATCTAATAGAAAATCTAACAGAATAGTTTTCAAAATACAAGCAGAGTCGGATGGAGAGAGAAGGTATCATACACTACACAAAACTGATCTTCGCGTTATTATCTAATCCAGTACAATAAAGCATCtgaaccataataatattacacaaGTGATGTAATTATAAAACGCGTAGAAATTCGTAATTTCAGcatagtaaataaaaataccgtAGATTAATGTACTGTACTGTAAAATGGACAGTGAAAAAGTGAAACCTATGGCGTTCTTGATCCAAGGGATGTCGACCTTGAtaagttagttttaaattttttttattcagttataTTCCTAGCCTTGAAGGACGAATAGTGCCTAGTGTCTTATAAAGAAAGAATTATGAAGAATGAGATACACctacttagtaaataaataattattaacttgaaCAATGATGAATCCTTGTTGTGATTACCAAAACTCCTTTATCCTAGATAAGAGTTTCATTAATTACAATAGTTTATTTGATACTATTACGGCATCATATTAATGCAAACCGaatctttaaaaatatcatCCGTCGAGTTTCTTTCTGGTCTTCTTGGTAGTACAGGTATTCGAAGCAgatgcataataatatgtagatccaaaagttcttgtaaaagcttacttgaataaaaaaatatctttctaTATTATACGTaaaaaacgtacctacctacgtataaaaaataactcaataataattatagaacGATTAAGGGCCGATTTTACCAAcgtaaaataaatcttatcCGCATCCGACAGTAAAATATTTTGGcaggttttcatacaaaaactgtcattaccCCCAATTTATTCCTCGCCGGTTAAATGTCACTcgacgttggtgaaatcggcactAAGTACtctaatatttttgatttcagTCGCCTATCTTACTACTCTAACAGGCTTTGTTTACGCTTGGCCCTCATACACAATGGAAATATTCAAGTCAAACTCTACGGTCCTGAGTACTCCTATGTCGTTGACTGAGATATCTTTATTAGGCAGCTTGACTAATATAGGAGCTTTGGTAGCAACGCCATTTTGTGGGTATGCGGTGGATAAGTTTGGGAGGAAATATTCAGCTATGCTCTTTGGATTACCTTACGTAGTAAGTCTTTCAATTGTTACAGTCAAAATCCCATTTTACCGACCATAATCTTGTTCAGAGATCAAATAATAAGTAGACATAGCAAATAATAAGTAGACATAGCCAACAATATtcccgaagagaaattattagccatgttaccggggtgcactggtcagaatactgctcttcccctcggacgcatccaaaaaggaccagcagcacccaggcacactgggaggttacctggctggcacccctcACTTCTACATACTCGTATACGCTCGTTCATCCtagcataggtacctaatccCTACGAGTATTCACAACACAGGGCTTTTTTACCTGATAGcctattttcttattttcttatTCAACTAGTTCCAAAACTTCAAAACAAATATGAGTAATTAAATCACTCATGACAAATTAAAATCTGCaatattaattttctttttagattgCCTGGAGCATCATTGCTGTGACCGATTCTGTGTATCTAGTTCTATTTGCTATTGGGTTCGCTGGCGTGGGAGCAGCAGGGCAGGGAATATGTTCAATTTATATATCTGAGATATCTCAAGACTCTATCAGAGGAGCTCTGACTTCTACTACAGTATCGGGATTCTTTCTAGGTCTTTTATTCTCATATGCCCTTGGAGGGTATCTGCCGTATCAACAAGTTCTATACGTCCATTTGTCTTTATCAGTTCTATATATCATGCTGTTGATGTTATTGAAAGAGTCACCGGTATTTTTGCTAAAGATTGGAAAAGAGAAGGTAAGACTTTTAACGCAAAtttacgtaataattatcaccactatatcttagaaatccaacatctgaccatcaaaaagagtaatttattacctattttcaataaattatttaattttgatttgatttatatgTTTGAAGAACTGGCTTTATGTGAAGCAATGTTTGCATGTCAAGCGTTCATTTGAACTATTTGTTTCAGCGTACATACGCTGAAACAAATAGTTCTTCAAATGAACTATTGTTTGATAAGCAATTTCGCTATAGGTATATTCTATTTCCATGTTctgaatgtttttattttctagGAAGCGGCAGAATCTGTAGCCTTTTATCGTCGAGTAGAAGTTACATCTAAAGAGGTAGAAATTGACATAAAGAAGATTTATTTGCAATTAGATCCACGGATCGATAAAATATTGCAAGGAAATGGTAATGAgattgaaatagaaatattatgaGATGAGCATTACTAGGTATATGGTAAAGGAGAAGATTGTTTACGTTTTAAAAAAGAAGAACATCGGTAATCTGCAAAACTTTCCATCACCTGCAATAAACATTTTCGGTTTAGTATATTTTATCGTTACGAAAATAATTACGagtttaaaacaaacaaaaaaaagagaaatataagttttacaatttgaataaaatgtaaAGCGTACAGCTTATCACTAATTGCACTACATTAATATGAGATCTAATCTTTAGAGATTTGTAAGAGCTTGTACATGTAGATATTACGCGTAGGTACATTTGCACAGTTAAGTATGATAAGAAATTTTATTGTTcttctatttaaaattattattttagatattcAAGCAACAAAGGAGCTCCTTGAGAAAAGTCAGAATGCAACTACAGTTCAAGAAACAAAAGAGGCCCATGAAACACCATGGCAGTTTTTGAGTAAGTTAAAAAACTtgaactcaaactcaaactagATTTGATTGGCTATGAGATTGATGCTGAacgctttttattattatttcaattataGAACGATCAGAATCATCTAAACGAGCATTATTGGCTGTGGTTATAATGATGGCAGTAGCGATTCTCATGGGTTCTTTAGTATTACAAGTATACGCCGAGTCTCTGTTCAAGGAGGCATTGCCTACTATGCATCCAAACACTTGCTCAATCTGGCTAGCTGTAGTGTACTTGCTGGCGAGTTTGGTTTGCGCTACAATGTTGGATAAATTTGGGAGAAGGGTAATTATCAAgaattttatctttatttatttcatttattcattattattatcaatatttctacgtgatcaaatctaagtacgtgatcaaatcagaaatgaggagatcagtaggagaaccagagtaacagacatagctcaacgaattgcgaagcagaagtggcaatgggcagggcacataattcgaaaaatTGATAGACAATGTGGTCCCAAGGTGcgagaatggcgacctcgcaccggtaagcgcagcgttggaagacccctcactaggtggacttACGACATCAAACGACGATTTAGGCGAGAAGGCCGTGGTGtatgaacgtctatcggttcataACAATGATGATAATCTACATTTAAAATGGTTCCAATAATTACAATCACAGATTACATTATTGGTACAACGTTGGGGCACAGCGCATAAGCACCGAAAAGTTATCTGGATCAGACTCCGGATCGCCCAATAAGGAGGCCgagatgtcttaaccactaggctataacctctttttcgatgctaatgtaactttttttttattcattatatgCGCATGCTTGACCATGATCACACCTGTTGGGAAGTGATGGTGTGGCCTAAGTAGGGACGCGTTTgcttagaaggtgcctattctaAGAGTAGCAAGTCAGTTGGTAAGGAAGCTTCAGTGTAACATAAAacacatgttttatttttccaGAGCCTTATGACAGTAACGTCTATTTTGTCCGGAATATTCACCATATTACTGGGCTCTCAGCTCCACATGCGATGGGCACCACACTGGTTCACCGCGTTCGTAATATACTCATACTGCTTTGTGTATAACCTTGGTGCTGGTGTAGTTCCGTTTGTACTTACTGCGGAGGTGTTTCTACCTGAGGTGAGGAACTTTAAAGCTTTTTTAAATACAAGGACATGTTAGTCCGAACGTTAGTCCGAAAGAACTGACCTCTTTAATTAtgcatatccatgcaaaaatcacgttaatcatCACCACGTTGCGATGTgactgaaagacaaaccaacaaacaatcactttcgtatatataatattattattataatggtgATGTATGATAGAATTTGTAAGCAAACTCCAAAATTTTTTAGTCGACAAAGATAATTTCAGGTAatagttagggaggcgaataggggaattttcggtaatactcgagcgtggcagtttaagatatgagagataccttagacctaatagaacaaccttgtaaagtatttagctctatatgtagtgacgcgcgcctaggatagacgatcagattggtaaaaaaaaaatcgatagtctgaaatactcgagcgcgtcagattaagatattgggggttgattttagtgttttaagactaaatttaactaaactgacgataagtccttgacgccgccgagttatagggtcgcgaatttgtaaaaaaaaaaacgttaatccggcattctcgagcgcgattttttatttttttattttgaagaatataatctaaaacttactaaaaatacaaaatctgccggtttccgcatgaccggaagtgtggaggagccatttcgtcttccgaaaaacgcgttgcggcatataagtcgcgaacgatacattttaccaaaaaaaagtttaaataaacaaaaaaggtaattttattttacacaaaaaaggtatctttacatttttgtccaaagttaaaactttttgaCTTGAAGCAGAAGACGATGAATTGTATTGAGCAAAAATGTAAAGGTACATAAGGCATACATAACAATACAATTATAATCCAATTTTttatcatttcatttttttatacaataaataatacaattcgTACTACATTTCATCTACATTTACGTTGGTTGTATCTATCGCTTTATTGTCATTCTTAAATTCCCCGTTTTATCAaggagaaagaaaggaaaaaaaagaaaccacaaaacctttttcggtcagattaagagaacccaccaacatttttgtcagattaagaaaatatgctttcaggataccgagataaacctcccctatgaaaatctgacgcgctcgagtatttcgaaaaaactttttttttgcattttcaaaaattcatcgtaacttatcgtcgcgccgaaatcgtcagtttttttaaagggagCTTCCTTGGGGCTTACTCAACACCCCTTccgaaaatctgacgcgctcgagtaaatttttttttttgcatttttgactACTTTATATGCCTACCCCCACCACGCAAACCGGCAGATTAGTATACCGTTGTTATCAGAGGCACTTGGAGCATACGTAGTAtgaatatctgacgcgctcgagaattcccaagtaactgtttttttaaacatttttgaaaaaccgtacacgccaaacccaccgctaaaatggtttttaccatacgagcttttcttttcgaaattattttatctttcgattttgataggtctcgacggcgccgttgaattacgccatttagctacctcgcctccctaactataagtaggtacgtatgtaTCAGTGTGGAAGACTATAAAATTTTACTTGTTTCAGGTCCGAGGACTCTGCAATAGCTTATCAATGGTTTGCATGTGGATAACAAATTTTATAACCCTCATTTTCTTTAATCCGTTAGTGGAGGCATTAGGACTTGGAGCCACGTTCTACATTTTTGCCGTGTTCTGTTTCACAGGCGCTGCCTACAGCCATTTTTGCCTCCCAGAGACCAAAGGCCTATCCGCCGATAAAATACAGCCACTGtttatgaaaaaagaaaaacagacGGTTTTAAAGGCTTGAAGTCTAGGTAATTTATAGatatgcccgcggcttcatccgcgtggatttaggttttttaatatccCGTGGGAGTCCTGTTGAGCTTCTGGGATtaagagtagcctatgtgcttccccgggatgcaagctatctctgtggcaaattttgtcaaaagcgattaaacagatgggccgtgaaaagctagcagacagacacactttcgcatttataatattaagtacctacctagtatggattattatggATTAAAGATGACTAGCGACCCGTTCCAGTGTCGCAcggatagcttattacaattttcgtaggtacctctataaataaaataaaataaaataaaataaaaagccttttattcatccttaataaattattaaacaaataattggttgacaaaaataattaaaattcacaGCTATATAGATTAATTTACTTGTGCATGCattagttaatatttattatttaatcttaaaatataacaattattagaaatgtcattatttgttttctttttattttaaggacCTCTCAGCGAGAAAGGCCATATCCAGATTTTTCCAGGTCTTCCTGTCTAGAGCCTTTTTTCTCCAGTTTATACCTCCTGtttctttaatttcattttcccAACTTTCTACAGGTCTACCTCTCTTTCGTTTCCAAACTGGGCCACGCCATTCAGTTACAGTATTTGTCCATCTTTTATCTGTGAGTCGAATAACATAACCAGCCCATTTCCACTTTAACTTCATGGCATGTTTTAATGCATCAATAGCtttcgttttttttcttataGCTGCATTTCTAGTTTTGTGTATTCTACGCAGACCTAGAATGCTCCGTTCCATTGCCCTCTGAGCAGTttggattttattttttgtgtatttGTTGAATATCCAGGTTTGGCTAGCATAAGTAAGGCAAGGTAGCAAACATGAAtccattatttttgtttttaaatttagagGTAAATCTGACTTAAGTATGTATTTATAGGCCCAGAATTTGTTCCATGTGATTTTTACGCGTCTTTCAATTTCGTCTAGGTGTCTTGACTTTTTAAACGAAATTTGTTTGCCAAGGTATATATAGTCTTGCACATATTCTAGTAGAGTATCTCGAACGCATATAGGTTTTTCTACACTGTTGGTCATAACTTTCGTTTTTGTACTATTTAACTCAAGGCCTATTTTGAGACTTGCAGAATTTAGGTCATTGATCATTTTTTTGAGACCATGTGCCGTTTCGGAAAAGAGGAGAATGTCGTCGGCGAATCTTAAGTTGCTTAAGTATAGTCCATTGATATATATTCCTTTTTTGGACCAGTCTAGGTCTTTCATTATGCTTTGAAGGACTATTATAAAAATCCTCGGCAAGACTGGGTCACCCTGCCTAACGCCTCTACATATTTTGATCTCAGGTCCTTTTCTCTCCAGCCTGACTCTACTTGTGCTTTTGCTGTAAATATCTTGTATCAGTTCTATGAGTTCTACAGGTGTATTGCTTTTTTGTAGAGCCCACCACATACTTTCATGCGAGATAGAGTTGAACGCTTTTGTATAATCGATAAATGCCAAGTATAAAGGGCGTCTTTGATCTTGATATTTCTCTATGACTTGATCTAGTGTGTGAATGTGGTCGGCGGTTGAGAAGCTCTTTCTGAAACCTGCCTGTTCGACTGGTTGATATTTTTCAGTTATTTCTGATAATCGCTGCTCTAAGCAAGTAGCTAGAAGTTTGTAGAGGCAAGGTTGAAGGCTGATAGGCCTATAGTTTCCAATGTCACATGGGTCGCCTTTGTTGTAGAGCAAGATAATATCAGAATTAGCCCATTCTGTAGGTACTTTTCTTTcttctaaaattttattaaaaagcaaAGTTAGGGGTTCTAATAGTAGAGTTCTCCCAACTTTTAACATCTCATTCGATATTTTATCTG harbors:
- the LOC117983669 gene encoding facilitated trehalose transporter Tret1-like, coding for MDSEKVKPMAFLIQGMSTLIIAYLTTLTGFVYAWPSYTMEIFKSNSTVLSTPMSLTEISLLGSLTNIGALVATPFCGYAVDKFGRKYSAMLFGLPYVIAWSIIAVTDSVYLVLFAIGFAGVGAAGQGICSIYISEISQDSIRGALTSTTVSGFFLGLLFSYALGGYLPYQQVLYVHLSLSVLYIMLLMLLKESPVFLLKIGKEKEAAESVAFYRRVEVTSKEVEIDIKKIYLQLDPRIDKILQGNDIQATKELLEKSQNATTVQETKEAHETPWQFLKRSESSKRALLAVVIMMAVAILMGSLVLQVYAESLFKEALPTMHPNTCSIWLAVVYLLASLVCATMLDKFGRRSLMTVTSILSGIFTILLGSQLHMRWAPHWFTAFVIYSYCFVYNLGAGVVPFVLTAEVFLPEVRGLCNSLSMVCMWITNFITLIFFNPLVEALGLGATFYIFAVFCFTGAAYSHFCLPETKGLSADKIQPLFMKKEKQTVLKA